One genomic region from Rosa rugosa chromosome 1, drRosRugo1.1, whole genome shotgun sequence encodes:
- the LOC133727348 gene encoding patatin-like protein 2 isoform X1, with the protein MSIGLAKRKMVTVLSIDGGGIRGIIPSTILGFLESKLQDLDGANARIADYFDIIAGTSTCGLVTTMLTAPNKNNRPMYEAKDINNFYLEHCPQIFPQKSRKNFFTSITNAMKVMKPGPKYDGKYLRSLTNGLLGDLTLKQTLTNVVIPTFDIKHLQPVVFTTIDAKENSLKNAKLSDVCISTSAAPSYLPPHYFEVKDDQGNIRTFDLVDGGVAANNPTMMAISHINREMLKNNSELMDATRLKVLSLGTGAAKYAEKYSAVDASKWGLVNWMFDNGSTPLLDIFGDASSDMVDFHVSTLFQSLNVKDNYLRIQDDTLSGEVSSVDIATEKNLESLVAIGNGLLKKPVSRVNMDTGRYEKCEGEATYEEALVHFAIEISEGRKLRQTN; encoded by the exons ATGTCGATTGGTTTGGCAAAGAGAAAGATGGTGACAGTTCTGAGCATTGATGGAGGGGGCATTAGAGGCATAATTCCCAGCACCATCCTCGGCTTTCTCGAATCTAAGCTTCAG GATTTGGATGGAGCAAATGCAAGAATTGCAGATTACTTTGACATTATCGCCGGAACTAGCACCTGTGGGTTGGTCACCACCATGCTTACAGCTCCCAACAAGAACAATCGACCCATGTATGAAGCAAAGGACATCAACAACTTTTATTTAGAACACTGTCCCCAGATTTTCCCTCAAAAAAG TCGGAAAAACTTCTTCACATCGATCACAAATGCAATGAAAGTTATGAAACCGGGGCCAAAATACGATGGGAAGTATCTGCGCTCATTGACAAACGGGCTGCTTGGTGACCTCACTCTCAAGCAGACTTTAACCAATGTGGTCATTCCAACTTTTGATATCAAACACCTTCAGCCTGTGGTTTTCACAACCATCGAC gcaaaagaaaattcattgaaGAACGCAAAGCTTTCAGATGTCTGCATCAGTACCTCTGCAGCTCCATCTTATCTCCCCCCACACTACTTTGAAGTCAAGGATGACCAGGGAAATATCCGCACGTTTGATCTTGTCGATGGTGGGGTTGCTGCAAACAATCCT ACAATGATGGCCATAAGCCACATAAACAGAGAGATGTTGAAGAACAACTCAGAACTGATGGATGCGACTCGGTTGAAAGTGCTGTCATTGGGCACCGGTGCCGCCAAGTATGCAGAGAAGTACAGTGCAGTCGACGCATCAAAATGGGGTTTGGTGAATTGGATGTTTGATAATGGGAGCACACCTTTGCTGGACATTTTTGGCGATGCAAGTTCTGATATGGTTGACTTTCATGTCTCCACTCTCTTCCAGTCCCTCAATGTCAAGGACAATTACCTAAGAATTCAG GATGACACATTGAGCGGTGAAGTATCATCAGTGGATATTGCAACCGAGAAGAATCTGGAAAGCCTTGTGGCAATCGGAAACGGGTTGCTAAAGAAGCCAGTGTCAAGGGTGAATATGGATACAGGGAGGTATGAGAAATGTGAGGGAGAAGCCACCTATGAAGAAGCACTAGTCCATTTTGCCATAGAGATCTCGGAGGGAAGGAAGCTCAGACAAACCAATTGA
- the LOC133727348 gene encoding patatin-like protein 2 isoform X2, which translates to MSIGLAKRKMVTVLSIDGGGIRGIIPSTILGFLESKLQDLDGANARIADYFDIIAGTSTCGLVTTMLTAPNKNNRPMYEAKDINNFYLEHCPQIFPQKSRKNFFTSITNAMKVMKPGPKYDGKYLRSLTNGLLGDLTLKQTLTNVVIPTFDIKHLQPVVFTTIDAKENSLKNAKLSDVCISTSAAPSYLPPHYFEVKDDQGNIRTFDLVDGGVAANNPTMMAISHINREMLKNNSELMDATRLKVLSLGTGAAKYAEKYSAVDASKWGLVNWMFDNGSTPLLDIFGDASSDMVDFHVSTLFQSLNVKDNYLRIQVPKITDITCVTALLLTRQG; encoded by the exons ATGTCGATTGGTTTGGCAAAGAGAAAGATGGTGACAGTTCTGAGCATTGATGGAGGGGGCATTAGAGGCATAATTCCCAGCACCATCCTCGGCTTTCTCGAATCTAAGCTTCAG GATTTGGATGGAGCAAATGCAAGAATTGCAGATTACTTTGACATTATCGCCGGAACTAGCACCTGTGGGTTGGTCACCACCATGCTTACAGCTCCCAACAAGAACAATCGACCCATGTATGAAGCAAAGGACATCAACAACTTTTATTTAGAACACTGTCCCCAGATTTTCCCTCAAAAAAG TCGGAAAAACTTCTTCACATCGATCACAAATGCAATGAAAGTTATGAAACCGGGGCCAAAATACGATGGGAAGTATCTGCGCTCATTGACAAACGGGCTGCTTGGTGACCTCACTCTCAAGCAGACTTTAACCAATGTGGTCATTCCAACTTTTGATATCAAACACCTTCAGCCTGTGGTTTTCACAACCATCGAC gcaaaagaaaattcattgaaGAACGCAAAGCTTTCAGATGTCTGCATCAGTACCTCTGCAGCTCCATCTTATCTCCCCCCACACTACTTTGAAGTCAAGGATGACCAGGGAAATATCCGCACGTTTGATCTTGTCGATGGTGGGGTTGCTGCAAACAATCCT ACAATGATGGCCATAAGCCACATAAACAGAGAGATGTTGAAGAACAACTCAGAACTGATGGATGCGACTCGGTTGAAAGTGCTGTCATTGGGCACCGGTGCCGCCAAGTATGCAGAGAAGTACAGTGCAGTCGACGCATCAAAATGGGGTTTGGTGAATTGGATGTTTGATAATGGGAGCACACCTTTGCTGGACATTTTTGGCGATGCAAGTTCTGATATGGTTGACTTTCATGTCTCCACTCTCTTCCAGTCCCTCAATGTCAAGGACAATTACCTAAGAATTCAGGTACCTAAAATCACAGACATAACATGTGTAACTGCGCTGTTGCTTACTAGACAAG GATGA
- the LOC133727349 gene encoding patatin-like protein 2: protein MTTSLEKRKMVTVLSIDGGGIKGIIPGTLLAFLETKLQDLDGPSARLADYFDIIAGTSTGGLVTTMLTAPNKDNRPMYEAKDINNFYFEQTPKIFPQNSQKNFLTSIQSAVGAVMGPKYDGKYLRTMTNKLLGDLTLKQTLTNVIIPAFDIKHLQPVIFSTIDAKESSLKNPKLSDICISTSAAPTFLPAHYFEVKDSQGTTRTFDLVDGGVAANNPTMMAISHINREMLKHGSEPMDANRLLVLSLGTGTAKFEGKYSATKASKWGLINWMFDNGSTPMIDIFTDASSDMVDIHVSTLFQSLNAKDNYLRVQDDSLIGEESSVDIATEKNLKRLVEIGNGLLKKPVSRVNLDNGRYEKSEGEGTYEEALVEFAKRLVEGKKHRQYK, encoded by the exons ATGACGACTAGcttggaaaaaagaaagatggTGACAGTGCTAAGCATTGATGGAGGTGGAATTAAAGGAATCATACCCGGCACCCTTCTTGCCTTTCTTGAAACCAAGCTTCAG GATTTGGATGGTCCGAGTGCAAGACTTGCAGATTATTTTGATATAATTGCCGGAACAAGCACAGGGGGGTTGGTCACTACCATGCTTACAGCTCCCAACAAGGACAATCGACCCATGTATGAAGCAAAGGACATCAACAACTTCTACTTTGAACAAACACCCAAGATCTTCCCTCAAAATAG TCAAAAGAACTTCTTGACATCGATTCAAAGTGCGGTTGGTGCCGTGATGGGCCCAAAATACGATGGGAAGTACCTGCGCACAATGACGAACAAGCTGCTCGGTGACCTTACTCTCAAGCAAACTCTAACCAATGTGATCATCCCAGCCTTTGATATCAAACACCTTCAGCCTGTGATTTTCTCAACCATCGAT GCAAAAGAAAGTTCTCTGAAAAATCCAAAGCTTTCGGATATCTGTATCAGTACCTCTGCAGCTCCAACTTTTCTCCCCGCACACTACTTCGAGGTCAAGGACAGCCAGGGAACAACCCGTACTTTTGATCTCGTCGATGGTGGGGTTGCCGCAAACAACCCT ACAATGATGGCCATAAGCCACATAAACAGAGAGATGTTGAAGCACGGCTCAGAACCAATGGATGCTAATCGGTTGCTAGTGCTATCATTGGGCACAGGCACTGCCAAGTTCGAAGGGAAGTACAGTGCAACCAAGGCCTCAAAATGGGGTTTGATCAATTGGATGTTTGACAATGGGAGCACACCTATGATCGATATCTTTACCGATGCAAGTTCGGATATGGTTGACATTCATGTCTCCACTCTCTTTCAGTCCCTCAATGCCAAAGACAACTACCTACGTGTTCAG GATGACAGTTTGATCGGTGAGGAGTCATCGGTGGATATTGCAACGGAGAAAAATCTGAAGAGGCTTGTGGAGATCGGGAATGGGCTGTTGAAAAAGCCGGTGTCAAGGGTAAATTTGGATAACGGGAGGTATGAGAAATCTGAAGGAGAAGGTACCTATGAAGAAGCACTGGTCGAGTTTGCCAAACGGCTCGTGGAGGGGAAGAAGCACAGGCAATACAAATGA
- the LOC133727350 gene encoding patatin-like protein 2, with amino-acid sequence MSTGLAKRKMVTVLSIDGGGIRGIIPGTILGFLESKLQDLDGPSARLADYFDIIAGTSTGGLVTTMLTAPNKDNRPMYEAKDINNFYLEQTPKIFPQKSRNNFLTSIQSLVGAVTGPKYDGKYLRTLTTGLLGDLTIKETLTNVIIPTFDIKHLQPVIFSTIDAKESSLKNAKLSDICVSTSAAPTFLPAHYFEVTDKQGTTRSFDLIDGGVAANNPTMMAISHINREMLKHESEPLDATRLLVLSLGTGSAKSEGKYTAAEASKWGLINWLFNNGSTPLVDMFGDSSADMVDIHVSILFQSLNCNDNYIRIQDDNLIGEEASVDIATEKNLKRLVEIGNALLKKPLSRVNLDTGRYEETEGEGTYEEALVDFAKRLAEGRKLRQKN; translated from the exons atgtcgACTGGTTTGGCAAAGAGAAAGATGGTGACAGTGTTAAGCATTGATGGAGGTGGTATTAGAGGCATCATCCCCGGCACTATCCTCGGTTTTCTCGAATCCAAGCTTCAG GATTTGGATGGCCCCAGTGCAAGACTTGCAGATTATTTTGATATAATCGCCGGAACTAGCACAGGTGGGTTGGTCACCACCATGCTTACAGCTCCCAACAAGGACAATCGACCCATGTATGAAGCAAAGGACATCAATAACTTCTACTTGGAACAAACACCTAAGATTTTCCCTCAGAAGAG TCGAAATAACTTCTTGACATCAATTCAAAGTTTGGTTGGTGCGGTGACCGGACCAAAATACGACGGGAAGTACCTGCGAACATTGACGACTGGGCTGCTTGGCGACCTCACTATAAAAGAAACTCTAACCAATGTCATCATTCCAACGTTCGATATCAAACACCTTCAGCCTGTGATTTTCTCAACCATTGAT GCAAAAGAAAGTTCTTTGAAAAATGCAAAGCTTTCAGATATCTGCGTCAGTACCTCTGCAGCTCCAACTTTTCTCCCCGCACACTACTTTGAGGTTACGGACAAACAGGGAACAACTCGTTCTTTTGATCTCATTGATGGTGGGGTCGCTGCAAACAATCCT ACAATGATGGCCATTAGCCACATAAACAGAGAGATGTTGAAGCACGAGTCAGAGCCTTTGGATGCCACTCGGTTGCTAGTGCTCTCATTGGGCACCGGGTCCGCCAAGTCTGAAGGGAAGTACACCGCAGCCGAGGCCTCAAAATGGGGTTTGATCAATTGGTTGTTTAACAATGGGAGTACACCTTTGGTTGACATGTTTGGCGATTCGAGTGCTGATATGGTTGACATTCATGTCTCCATTCTCTTCCAGTCCCTCAATTGCAACGATAACTACATACGTATTCAG GATGATAATTTGATCGGTGAGGAGGCATCAGTGGACATTGCAACAGAGAAGAATCTGAAGAGGCTTGTGGAGATCGGAAATGCGCTGTTGAAGAAGCCATTGTCAAGGGTAAATCTCGATACTGGGAGGTACGAGGAAACTGAGGGAGAAGGTACCTACGAAGAAGCACTGGTCGATTTTGCCAAACGGCTCGCGGAGGGAAGGAAGCTCAGGCAAAAGAATTGA